One part of the Thermodesulfovibrio sp. 3462-1 genome encodes these proteins:
- a CDS encoding GNAT family N-acetyltransferase encodes MEIKEIINKKQLREFVTLPLKLYKEDSFYASPLIKDQIEHLTAKNPFFKRAKAKFYIAYKDGKPAGRIAAIVNYAHLEYHKDNVGFFGLFECINDQAVANALFNKAKEFLKENNLSIMRGPMNLSTNEECGFLYEGFDCPSMIMIPYNPPYYNSLAESYGMKKAKDLYCFLADVPEMLPSNIERIAQFAEKQGIMARTVKLKNLTEELYAFMEVYNEAWASNWGFIPITKEEIDYMAEKLKPIALPELVIVAEKEGKPVGFFGAIPDFNEVLRKIKGRLTPWAIIKALYYRRKIQSIRLLLFGVKKEMRHKGVESIMLREAFKGARKYGFKKVEFSWILEDNFDTINLTQIINARRYKTLRIYETDIV; translated from the coding sequence TTGGAAATAAAAGAAATTATAAATAAGAAACAGCTCAGAGAATTCGTAACCCTGCCATTGAAACTTTATAAAGAGGATTCCTTTTACGCTTCTCCATTAATTAAAGATCAGATAGAGCATCTTACTGCGAAAAATCCTTTTTTTAAAAGAGCAAAGGCTAAATTTTATATTGCTTACAAGGATGGAAAACCTGCAGGAAGAATCGCTGCCATAGTTAATTATGCTCATCTTGAATATCATAAGGACAATGTAGGCTTTTTTGGTCTTTTTGAGTGCATAAATGACCAGGCTGTTGCAAATGCCTTATTTAATAAAGCAAAGGAGTTTCTTAAAGAAAATAATCTTTCCATAATGCGTGGTCCAATGAATCTTTCAACAAATGAAGAATGCGGATTTCTTTATGAAGGATTTGATTGTCCTTCGATGATAATGATTCCCTATAATCCACCATATTACAACAGTCTTGCTGAATCCTATGGAATGAAAAAGGCAAAGGATCTTTACTGTTTTTTAGCTGATGTTCCTGAGATGCTTCCTTCAAATATTGAAAGAATCGCACAGTTTGCTGAAAAACAGGGAATCATGGCAAGAACAGTGAAATTAAAAAATTTAACTGAAGAGCTTTATGCATTCATGGAAGTTTATAATGAAGCATGGGCTTCAAATTGGGGATTTATTCCTATAACAAAGGAAGAAATTGATTACATGGCTGAAAAGCTAAAGCCAATAGCTTTGCCAGAATTGGTTATTGTTGCTGAAAAAGAAGGTAAGCCTGTTGGTTTTTTTGGTGCCATTCCTGATTTTAATGAAGTATTAAGAAAAATAAAAGGAAGACTTACGCCATGGGCAATAATTAAGGCTCTGTATTACAGAAGGAAAATTCAATCAATAAGGCTTCTTCTTTTTGGAGTAAAAAAAGAGATGAGACACAAAGGAGTGGAATCAATAATGCTCAGGGAAGCTTTCAAGGGTGCCAGAAAATATGGCTTTAAAAAAGTTGAATTTTCGTGGATTCTTGAAGATAACTTTGATACAATTAATCTGACCCAGATAATTAATGCCCGTAGGTATAAAACTTTGCGAATTTACGAGACTGATATTGTATGA
- a CDS encoding inositol monophosphatase family protein — MEIEFLRDIGQRLFKEISLFKPQFNTTALGRGASGDTTFPIDKLAEDRIIEAFEKAGAKINIISEERGSKLIQENYPSLIIDPIDGSKNAVSGIPFFSTSIAIAEGETLKSLKLGYIINLVNGDEFWAKRDEGAFFNGQRIKTRDNTMPVIIAFEASTPHNAVKQILPVLKIANRVRCFGSTALDLAYLSRGALSIFIVPTPSRIFDFSAGVLIAKESSAIVTDIEGNSIENLKIAFNTKTTLLVSANETLHKKALDLIK; from the coding sequence ATGGAGATAGAGTTTTTAAGAGACATCGGACAAAGACTGTTTAAAGAAATCTCTCTATTTAAGCCTCAGTTCAATACAACTGCCTTGGGAAGAGGTGCCTCGGGAGATACCACATTTCCCATTGATAAATTGGCTGAAGACAGAATAATTGAGGCATTTGAAAAAGCAGGCGCCAAAATTAATATAATTTCCGAGGAAAGAGGCTCAAAACTAATACAGGAAAATTATCCAAGCCTTATAATTGACCCAATTGATGGTAGTAAAAACGCTGTATCAGGCATTCCATTTTTTTCTACATCAATTGCAATAGCTGAGGGAGAAACTTTAAAAAGTCTTAAATTAGGTTACATAATAAACCTCGTAAATGGTGATGAATTCTGGGCTAAAAGAGATGAGGGCGCTTTTTTCAATGGACAGAGGATTAAAACCAGAGACAATACAATGCCTGTAATAATTGCCTTTGAAGCATCAACTCCACATAATGCTGTAAAGCAAATTCTTCCTGTACTGAAAATCGCAAACAGAGTAAGATGTTTTGGAAGCACTGCCTTGGATCTTGCATATCTTTCCCGAGGAGCTTTGAGCATATTCATTGTTCCAACACCATCAAGAATATTTGATTTTTCAGCAGGTGTGTTAATCGCAAAAGAATCCTCTGCAATCGTCACAGACATTGAAGGTAATTCAATTGAAAATCTGAAAATTGCCTTTAATACGAAAACAACCCTGTTAGTTTCTGCCAATGAAACACTTCATAAAAAAGCTCTGGATTTAATAAAATAA
- a CDS encoding cation diffusion facilitator family transporter, whose protein sequence is MKKLSFAVGITFFIFIVEIIGGLISNSLALFSDAGHVFTDAFALILSLIASIITKKPSGRKATYGYHKIGILAAFINGVSLIVIAGLIFFEGYQRLLNPPKIDSDIMLPVAVFGFLGNLLMAWILGHRHEDLNIKSAWLHVIGDTISSAGVIIGGLIIKYTDWLIIDPIISWFIGFIIITGGVRVIKDSLWIFLDFVPKGFDVEEITEKIKKIKGIIDIHDIHIWSIGYGVPAFSAHVVVDNQLLSEADKIRKKIEKELVSIGIKHSVIQVECIKCENSSIYCNFENHKHH, encoded by the coding sequence ATGAAAAAATTGTCTTTCGCTGTCGGAATAACTTTTTTTATTTTCATTGTTGAGATTATCGGTGGACTAATAAGTAATAGTCTTGCTCTGTTCAGTGATGCTGGACATGTTTTTACAGATGCTTTTGCATTGATTTTAAGCCTTATTGCCTCAATTATTACTAAAAAACCATCTGGCAGAAAAGCTACCTATGGATATCATAAAATTGGAATACTTGCCGCATTTATAAATGGAGTAAGTCTTATTGTAATTGCCGGTTTGATATTTTTTGAAGGTTATCAAAGACTGCTTAATCCTCCAAAAATTGACTCTGATATAATGCTTCCTGTAGCAGTATTTGGTTTTCTGGGAAATCTTCTTATGGCGTGGATTCTTGGGCACAGGCACGAAGATTTAAATATTAAAAGTGCGTGGTTACATGTAATTGGAGATACTATATCATCAGCAGGTGTCATTATAGGAGGCTTAATTATAAAATACACAGACTGGCTAATAATTGATCCAATAATAAGCTGGTTTATAGGCTTTATTATAATTACTGGAGGAGTAAGAGTTATTAAAGATTCCCTCTGGATTTTTCTTGATTTTGTTCCAAAGGGATTTGATGTGGAGGAAATAACAGAGAAAATTAAAAAAATTAAAGGAATTATTGATATTCATGATATTCATATCTGGTCAATTGGTTACGGTGTTCCAGCCTTTTCAGCTCATGTGGTAGTTGATAATCAGCTTTTAAGTGAAGCTGATAAAATAAGAAAAAAGATTGAAAAGGAACTGGTGAGCATAGGCATTAAACACAGTGTCATTCAAGTAGAATGTATTAAGTGCGAAAATAGTTCAATTTATTGTAATTTTGAAAATCATAAACACCACTGA
- a CDS encoding tetratricopeptide repeat protein — translation MQSLIIIILLLLPSLIFASESAYVFVIDENYNPVQGYKLLETQRDDIYISKIEPIKKWITTLRSQLIVVQDGYIYPVRDSIIVDKKKGIALLLIDFSQRKPLYFNPEEFLIDRDINVLIANKKVTYLKVKTLFPSEIKKEAKKGKISDYTALAEQYEKTGQWNMALSVYEDILKQKQESNIINKIGVLYYRLGNFKKAREYFQMLSKDEKTIARLVGICIIEKDFEEALKLINNSGLNSAYMHYLKGIIYYLIGNKDRAYIEVFMLIPLNNELAQNLRDLLR, via the coding sequence ATGCAGAGTTTAATTATAATTATTTTATTGCTTCTTCCATCTCTTATTTTTGCCAGTGAATCAGCCTATGTTTTTGTTATTGACGAAAACTATAATCCAGTGCAAGGTTATAAACTCCTTGAAACTCAGAGAGATGATATTTATATCAGTAAGATAGAACCTATAAAAAAATGGATTACTACTTTGCGTTCGCAATTAATTGTTGTACAGGATGGTTATATTTATCCTGTAAGAGATTCCATTATTGTGGATAAAAAAAAGGGAATTGCATTGCTACTGATTGATTTTTCACAGAGAAAACCTCTTTATTTTAATCCAGAAGAATTTTTAATTGACAGAGACATAAATGTGCTCATTGCAAATAAAAAGGTAACCTATTTAAAAGTTAAAACCCTATTTCCTTCAGAAATAAAGAAAGAAGCCAAAAAAGGAAAAATTTCTGATTATACTGCTTTAGCTGAACAATACGAAAAAACAGGGCAGTGGAACATGGCTTTATCAGTTTATGAAGACATACTCAAACAAAAGCAAGAGAGCAACATTATAAATAAAATTGGTGTTCTTTATTACCGTCTTGGCAATTTTAAGAAAGCAAGGGAATACTTTCAGATGCTTTCAAAGGATGAAAAGACTATTGCGAGGCTTGTTGGAATCTGTATTATTGAGAAAGATTTTGAAGAAGCTTTAAAACTTATCAATAACTCAGGCTTAAATTCTGCTTATATGCATTATCTTAAAGGTATTATTTATTATTTAATCGGCAATAAAGATAGAGCTTACATAGAAGTCTTCATGCTCATTCCTCTGAACAATGAACTTGCTCAAAACCTCAGAGATCTTCTGAGATAG